One genomic region from Salvia hispanica cultivar TCC Black 2014 chromosome 2, UniMelb_Shisp_WGS_1.0, whole genome shotgun sequence encodes:
- the LOC125203297 gene encoding PWWP domain-containing protein 3-like: protein MSSKDSQTPIGGSGRAGPLVAMKDHGGSAAAVNTERRLITFNGNGNVGRVGYGRWNGELLEDQDHGFRAGDLVWAKIKSQPWWPAQVYDPRDASELALKHSREGCVLVCFFGEDSCSWCLPVQLVPLVENLDSIWSERPSRSFEKAVHRAFDEIGRLMESKILCRCISLEKRGDLARPVAKNVGVKAGLLVPEVDFDRLPIPQYEPADIRAKLVRFARTASFGNVLDLTVLRSWISAYSYAECGGRRLAAYSEPVLIEELEDSRVVSPFYSPEPTDDVKKVYKRKRLRTAIGGGFKDDRLVVFQPNEIESKAEPSTARERKKSKYLSPPYTNLNEIGYKPWFEMRKSSFLEELDDEKASEKDKMASLASDVEVEVNELMLRLKSAAVDRFYLRNEGHLDSICSFASAYRSSTYLHGAHFKTYLRCKKVSSRKRKKLTGSPKVLRLTAPAHEPTDSLVLDARLIGKRVDSMAKMLESCVSKFSSDDKARLREEMNGLIEKVEVASDKVRLIAEKSSS, encoded by the coding sequence atgAGTAGCAAAGATTCTCAGACTCCAATTGGCGGGTCGGGCCGGGCTGGGCCATTGGTAGCAATGAAAGATCATGGTGGCTCTGCCGCAGCAGTTAATACAGAGAGACGATTGATCACCTTCAATGGTAATGGCAATGTGGGACGGGTGGGATATGGAAGGTGGAATGGCGAGCTGCTGGAGGATCAAGATCACGGCTTTCGAGCTGGGGACCTTGTGTGGGCGAAGATAAAGAGCCAACCGTGGTGGCCGGCTCAGGTTTACGACCCAAGGGATGCCTCAGAGCTCGCACTGAAGCATAGCCGAGAGGGCTGTGTGCTTGTGTGCTTTTTTGGTGAAGATTCTTGTTCTTGGTGCTTGCCCGTGCAGCTAGTACCTTTAGTCGAGAATCTTGATAGTATTTGGAGTGAGAGGCCTTCGAGGAGCTTTGAGAAggcggtgcatagggcgtTCGATGAGATAGGGAGGCTTATGGAGTCGAAGATCTTGTGCAGGTGCATATCGTTGGAGAAAAGGGGCGATCTTGCTAGGCCTGTGGCAAAGAATGTTGGTGTCAAGGCGGGGTTGCTTGTGCCAGAGGTGGACTTTGACCGTCTCCCTATCCCACAATACGAGCCTGCTGATATACGTGCAAAACTTGTGCGATTTGCGAGGACTGCCTCCTTTGGCAATGTGCTTGATCTTACAGTCCTGAGGAGCTGGATATCTGCGTATTCGTATGCAGAATGTGGTGGTAGGCGGCTTGCTGCGTATAGTGAGCCCGTTTTAATTGAAGAGCTGGAAGATAGTAGAGTAGTGAGCCCCTTCTATTCCCCTGAACCCACCGATGATGTTAAGAAGGTCTACAAAAGAAAGAGACTGAGAACTGCTATTGGTGGTGGATTTAAGGATGATCGTTTGGTTGTTTTCCAACCAAATGAAATCGAATCTAAAGCCGAGCCTTCTACTGCAAgggagaggaagaagagcAAGTATCTGTCTCCTCCTTATACGAATCTGAACGAGATAGGCTATAAGCCCTGGTTCGAGATGAGGAAGTCTTCATTTCTTGAGGAGCTGGATGATGAGAAGGCCTCTGAGAAAGATAAAATGGCTTCTCTGGCATCAGATGTTGAAGTAGAGGTGAATGAATTGATGCTGAGGTTAAAATCCGCAGCTGTTGATCGTTTCTACCTGAGAAACGAGGGCCATCTCGATTCCATCTGCAGCTTCGCCTCAGCATACAGAAGCTCCACCTACCTGCACGGCGCCCACTTCAAAACGTACCTCCGGTGCAAGAAAGTGAGCAGCCGTAAGAGAAAGAAGCTCACTGGCAGCCCCAAGGTTTTGAGATTGACTGCGCCTGCACACGAGCCAACAGATAGTCTCGTGTTGGATGCTAGACTGATCGGGAAGAGGGTCGACTCGATGGCTAAGATGCTGGAAAGCTGTGTCTCGAAGTTCTCATCAGACGACAAAGCTCGGCTAAGAGAAGAGATGAACGGTCTGATCGAGAAGGTGGAGGTGGCAAGCGATAAGGTGAGGTTGATAGCTGAGAAGAGCTCCTCTTGA
- the LOC125203826 gene encoding uncharacterized protein LOC125203826, translating into MDDDRNPSPHRRAGAKSCAALAIGDCVALCCCPCAVVNCFVLAFVKLPWAVARRRLRRSRRRVEVEEERKCELEIVVAGEGVSAEELWIELAEIGHLGFGRISSAGINYYKKGN; encoded by the coding sequence ATGGACGACGACCGCAATCCATCGCCGCACCGCCGCGCCGGAGCGAAGTCGTGCGCGGCGCTGGCGATCGGAGACTGCGTGGCGCTGTGCTGCTGCCCGTGCGCGGTGGTCAACTGCTTCGTGCTGGCATTCGTGAAGCTGCCGTGGGCGGTGGCGCGCCGCCGCCTGCGGAGGAGCCGGCGGCgggtggaggtggaggaggagaGGAAGTGCGAGCTTGAAATCGTGGTCGCCGGAGAGGGAGTAAGCGCGGAGGAGTTGTGGATTGAGCTGGCCGAGATTGGCCACTTGGGTTTTGGGAGGATTTCTTCTGCTGGAATTAATTACTACAAAAAGGGCAATTGA
- the LOC125207714 gene encoding cinnamoyl-CoA reductase-like SNL6, protein MIRLCFRLFSVHFLLQIQFFAMGIVRQEAELEEFRRMLSCAAVNRRKAGDGFGGARVTAFPGDALDRMVCVTSGVSYLGIAIVNQLLLNGYSVRIIVDNEEDVEKLREMETSGEMRLNNSVVEVVMARLTETQSLTEAFDGCRVVFHPAAFVDPAGLSGYSKAMAEIEVNTSKNVVRACGLSPSVRHCVLTSSLLACIWRDSSMRVIDHKCWSDESICVNKKLWYALGKLRAEKAAWEIAKASGVKLATICPGLITGTDFYRRNPTPTIAYLKGAEEMYAYGLLATVSIDTLAKAHVRVFEEMKKAAPGSRYICFDKVMERGDEVERLAAETGISVASLTGGASSSCRPRYELSNAELRQLMLRPQRCENE, encoded by the exons ATGATTCGCTTATGTTTCCGTCTTTTTTCTGTTcattttcttctccaaattcAGTTTTTTGCGATGGGAATTGTGAGGCAGGAGGCAGAGCTCGAGGAATTCCGGCGGATGCTATCGTGCGCCGCGGTGAACCGGCGCAAGGCCGGCGACGGCTTCGGCGGCGCCAGGGTGACTGCGTTTCCCGGCGACGCCTTGGACAGGATGGTCTGCGTCACCAGCGGCGTATCCTATCTCGGGATCGCTATCGTGAACCAGCTACTGCTCAACGGCTACTCTGTTCGCATCATCGTCGATAATGAAG AGGATGTTGAGAAGCTGAGGGAGATGGAAACATCCGGTGAAATGAGGCTTAACAACAGTGTAGTTGAAGTCGTGATGGCCAGGCTCACTGAGACTCAAAGCCTAACCGAGGCGTTTGATGGCTGCCGTGTCGTCTTCCACCCTGCTGCTTTTGTCGATCCGGCTGGGCTGTCCGGCTACTCT AAAGCCATGGCTGAGATTGAAGTGAATACGAGCAAGAACGTCGTGAGGGCGTGTGGGCTTTCGCCTTCTGTTAGACATTGCGTGCTCACCTCGTCTCTCTTGGCCTGCATTTGGCGCGACAGCTCTATGCGTGTCATTGACCACAAGTGCTGGAGTGATGAGTCTATATGCGTAAACAAAAAG CTCTGGTACGCGCTTGGGAAGCTGAGGGCAGAGAAGGCCGCGTGGGAGATTGCCAAAGCCAGTGGCGTGAAGCTGGCCACCATCTGCCCCGGGCTCATCACTGGCACGGATTTCTACAGGAGAAATCCAACACCTACCATTGCATACCTTAAAGGAGCCGAGGAAATGTATGCATATGGCCTGCTGGCAACAGTGAGCATCGACACGCTAGCTAAGGCGCATGTGCGCGTGTTTGAGGAGATGAAGAAGGCAGCCCCCGGCAGCAGGTACATTTGCTTCGACAAAGTGATGGAAAGAGGAGACGAGGTCGAGAGGCTGGCTGCTGAGACGGGCATAAGTGTGGCCTCGTTAACAGGGGGCGCCTCGTCCAGCTGCCGGCCTCGGTATGAGCTGTCGAACGCAGAGCTTAGGCAGCTCATGTTGAGACCGCAACGTTGTgagaatgaatga
- the LOC125205354 gene encoding proteasome assembly chaperone 3 has protein sequence MRSSDPAFPVPNTSLCLDINGHKTDIIISSYEDHILVMATQIGSMGTILQARKEGGVTTDPTYNISVVFGKRDEPMLIACARQLIEHISNSGSSKTLVLSLGLRDHSLGILKTIVSAVTEKLAEVI, from the exons ATGAGATCGTCGGATCCTGCTTTTCCCGTTCCGAACACCTCGCTATGTTTAGATATCAAT GGACATAAGACGGATATTATCATAAGCAGCTACGAAGATCATATTCTT GTCATGGCAACTCAGATTGGAAGCATGGGAACTATATTGCAAGCTAG GAAAGAGGGAGGGGTTACAACTGATCCAACTTACAACATCTCTGTAGTATTTGGTAAACGAGATGAG CCCATGCTCATCGCCTGTGCTCGACAGTTGATTGAACATATAAG CAACTCCGGATCATCAAAAACATTAGTCTTGTCCCTTGGTCTGAGAGATCATTCATTG GGGATATTGAAGACAATAGTTTCAGCTGTAACCGAGAAACTCGCTGAGGTAATTTAA
- the LOC125205353 gene encoding serine/threonine-protein kinase BLUS1-like, translating to MKPPSEKKFPLTAKDYKLCEEIGEGVSATVYKALCLPLNESVAIKVLDLEKCNNDLDGIRREVQTMILTDHPNVLQAHCSFTVGHNLWVVMPYMGGGSCLHIIKSAYPEGFEEPVIATVLCEVLKALVYLHAHGHIHRDVKAGNILIDTNGSVRLADFGVAACMFDTGDRQRSRNTFVGTPCWMAPEVMQQLHGYDFKADIWSFGITALELAHGHAPFSKYPPMKVLLMTLQNAPPGLDYERDRRFSKSFKDLVAACLVKDPKKRPSSEKLLKHPFFKHAKPADYLARAILDGLSPLAEGFRNLKAKDAELLMQNKSLYEDKEHLSQQEYIRGVSAWNFNLEDLRNQAALIEDDPTSCSEDSSMRWKHINGQNDLNQTNNSSAASHLEDELNDIDDLEKSLAAFPIKPLQALKGCFDVHEDDPGSPSSIDSAHLDSEQQSQQQPLTTAADEETAKNNGGDSRLSLKRIPSIPVLQENSLPAKSFNGDGDRENMPQRYQVERNCSGPLQNRQRKDFNYSGPGEDASEGAVVERRGRFKVTSADVNIKDPVNHVNSISGSSAFPTNSSVLNASVLQSLQCILQHNTIKRDGLLKMIEFVEQTSGNASESTDAGITDLLQMNPSSARERELQAQVIQMQQSVGGMVEELQRLKAKNTKLERELFMMLKKDDKIPE from the exons ATGAAGCCGCCATCAGAGAAGAAATTCCCTCTTACTGCTAAAGATTACAAGTTGTGTGAGGAAATTGGAGAAGGGGTCAGTGCTACTGTTTATAAAGCCCTCTGTTTACCGCTTAATGAGAGTGTTGCAATCAAAGTTCTTGATCTTGAGAAGTGCAATAATGACTTG GATGGCATCCGGCGAGAGGTACAAACAATGATTTTGACAGATCATCCGAATGTATTGCAAGCTCACTGTTCCTTCACTGTGGGCCATAACCTATGGGTTGTGATGCCATACATGGGAGGGGGATCTTGCCTTCACATTATTAAATCAGCTTATCCCGAAGGTTTTGAGGAACCTGTTATTGCAACAGTATTGTGTGAGGTTCTTAAAGCTCTTGTGTATCTTCATGCCCATGGACATATTCACAGAGATGTAAAG GCTGGTAACATATTGATTGATACTAATGGTTCTGTCAGATTAGCGGACTTTGGAGTTGCTGCTTGCATGTTTGATACCGGTGATCGCCAGCGTTCAAGAAATACTTTTGTTGGAACCCCATGCTG GATGGCTCCTGAAGTCATGCAGCAATTGCATGGATATGATTTTAA AGCAGATATCTGGTCGTTCGGAATAACAGCACTTGAACTTGCTCATGGACATGCACCATTTTCCAAGTATCCACCTATGAAG GTTCTGCTGATGACCTTGCAAAATGCTCCACCAGGGCTGGACTATGAAAGAGACAGACGCTTTTCTAAg TCTTTCAAAGATTTGGTTGCTGCTTGCTTAGTAAAGGATCCGAAAAAACGTCCCAGCTCTGAAAAGCTTTTGAAGCACCCTTTCTTCAAACATGCTAAGCCAGCTGATTATTTGGCTCGTGCTATCCTCGACGGCTTATCCCCACTTGCTGAAGGTTTTAGGAATCTTAAG GCTAAAGATGCAGAACTTCTTATGCAAAATAAGTCATTATATGAGGACAAAGAACATCTATCACAG CAAGAGTACATTCGAGGTGTCAGTGCGTGGAATTTCAATCTGGAGGATCTAAGGAATCAGGCTGCCCTT ATTGAAGATGACCCTACATCATGTTCAGAAGACTCAAGTATGAGATGGAAACACATCAATGGTCAGAATGATCTCAACCAGACAAATAATTCCAGTGCTGCTTCTCATTTGGAA GATGAGCTCAATGACATCGATGATTTGGAGAAGTCATTAGCTGCATTTCCTATAAAACCTCTACAGGCTCTCAA AGGTTGTTTTGATGTACATGAGGATGACCCTGGTAGTCCAAGTTCAATAGATTCCGCCCACTTAGACTCCGAACAACAAAGCCAACAACAGCCATTGACAACTGCTGCAGACGAAGAAACGGCAAAAAATAACGGTGGAGATTCTCGTCTAAGTCTTAAAAGAATTCCCAGCATCCCTGTACTGCAGGAAAATAGCCTCCCTGCTAAAAGTTTCAATGGTGATGGAGACAG ggAAAATATGCCACAGAGATACCAGGTGGAGCGAAATTGTAGTGGTCCGCTGCAGAATCGTCAAAGAAAAGATTTCAATTATTCTGGGCCCG GAGAGGATGCATCAGAAGGGGCTGTGGTCGAGCGCAGAGGGCGGTTCAAAGTAACTTCAGCAGATGTGAATATCAAG GATCCGGTGAACCATGTTAACTCGATTTCTGGTAGTTCTGCATTCCCAACGAATTCTAGTGTCTTGAATGCTTCAGTTCTCCAGTCATTGCAGTGCATATTGCAGCATAATACAATTAAAAGA GATGGACTGCTCAAAATGATCGAGTTTGTGGAACAAACATCAG GAAATGCTAGTGAGTCAACAGATGCAGGAATAACCGACCTTTTGCAG ATGAACCCTAGTTCAGCACGCGAACGCGAGCTGCAAGCTCAAGTGATTCAAATGCAACAAAG tGTCGGAGGTATGGTTGAGGAACTACAGAGACTCAAGGCTAAGAACACTAAG TTGGAACGAGAACTATTCATGATGCTCAAGAAAGATGACAAGATACCAGAATAA
- the LOC125207643 gene encoding probable phospholipid-transporting ATPase 8, with product MASPGKKGIRFSRLYSFSCFRSSFRDEHSQIGLKGYSRVVYCNDPDNPEQILPSYPRNYVSTTKYTALNFIPKSLFEQFRRVANIYFLVVACVSFSPLAPYSAYSVLLPLLLVIGATIGKEAIEDWRRKKQDIEANNRKVKVYDKDHGFLKEKWRNLRVGDLVKVHKDEHFPADLLLLSSSYEDGICYVETTNLDGETNLKVKHALDVTCTLNEDDSFEHFKAVIKCEDPNEDLYSFVGTLYYNNKQHPLSLQQLLLRDSKLRNTDYVYGVVVFTDHDTKVMKNSMEPPSKRSRIERKMDKIVYVLFSLLVFVSLVGSFFFGIMTESDIDDDGEMRRWYLRPDQTTAFFDPNDAFMAAFLHLLTGLMLYGYLIPISLYVSIEIVKVLQIIFINQDINMYHEETDGPATAKTSNLNEELGLVDTILSDKTGTLTCNSMEFVKCSIVGTAYGRGLTEVERALAKRRGDALDDSEVTSSASLQSDDGMAHGESVKGFNFYDERVMNGQWVNEPHADMIQKFFRVLALCHTAIPEVDKEGKGILYEAESPDEAAFVIAARELGFEMYKRTQSHISLSELDHESHQKVDRPYELLHVLEFSSSRRRMSVIVRNVENQLLLLSKGSDIVMLERLSKNSQDFEATTMEHVKRYAEAGLRTLVLAYRELSEEEFSSWEKEFRDAKATVGPDRDALIEAAADKIERDLILLGATAVEDKLQKGVPECIERLEKAGIKIWVITGDKMETAINIGFACSLLREDMEQIVITLDSPEIIELERKGDKEAVAKASRKSITNQIRQGMLLLSSSGGNFSFFALIIDGKSLSFILSDDLEGPFWQLAVSCASVICCRSTPKQKALITRLVKKSTGRTTLAIGDGANDVGMLQEADIGVGISGVEGMQAVMASDFAIAQFRFLERLLLVHGHWCYRRISMMVCYFFYKNIAFGFTLFWFEAYASFSGQPAYNDWYMSCYNVFFTSLPVIALGVFDQDVSPRLCLKNPELYQEGIQNILFSWPRILGWILNGIICSVVVFFFTTSSALHQAFREDGRVLDFEALGVYMYTCVVWAVNCQMALSINYFTWMQHFVIWGSIAVWYAFLLIYGAFPPLFSTTAYQVFVEACGPSPIFWLGTLLAVVSCLLPYVLYRTVQTEFFPMPHDIIQKWQRETSDDSRSKQREKDTLLCK from the exons ATGGCTAGTCCTGGGAAGAAAGGGATTCGGTTTAGTAGACTGTATTCATTTTCTTGCTTTAGATCATCATTTAGAGATGAACATAGTCAAATTGGGCTAAAGGGTTACTCAAGGGTGGTGTATTGTAATGATCCTGATAATCCAGAGCAGATTCTGCCTAGTTACCCGAGAAACTATGTCTCGACTACCAAGTACACCGCGCTTAATTTCATCCCGAAGTCGTTGTTTGAGCAGTTTAGGAGGGTTGCAAACATATATTTCCTTGTGGTGGCTTGTGTGTCTTTTAGTCCTCTGGCGCCTTACTCTGCGTATAGTGTGCTTCTGCCTTTGCTCTTGGTGATCGGGGCGACCATTGGTAAGGAAGCCATTGAGGATTGGAGGCGTAAGAAGCAG GACATAGAGGCCAACAATCGGAAGGTTAAAGTCTATGATAAAGATCATGGATTCCTAAAGGAGAAATGGAGGAATTTAAGAGTCGGTGATTTGGTAAAAGTTCACAAGGACGAGCATTTTCCTGCTGATCTGCTGCTTCTCTCCTCGAGTTATGAGGATGGGATTTGTTATGTCGAAACTACAAATTTAGATGGGGAGACTAATCTAAAGGTGAAGCATGCTTTAGATGTTACATGCACCCTGAACGAGGATGATTCCTTTGAGCACTTTAAAGCCGTTATCAAGTGTGAAGACCCGAATGAGGATCTTTATTCTTTTGTCGGAACTCTTTACTATAACAATAAGCAGCATCCCCTCTCCCTGCAACAGCTTCTTCTAAGAGATTCTAAGTTACGAAACACTGATTATGTCTATGGTGTGGTTGTTTTCACTGATCATGATACGAAAGTGATGAAGAATTCTATGGAGCCTCCTTCGAAAAGGAGTAGGATTGAGAGAAAGATGGATAAAATTGTGTACGTCCTCTTCAGTCTGTTAGTTTTTGTATCTCTCGTTGGGTCGTTCTTCTTTGGAATCATGACGGAGAGCGATATAGATGATGACGGGGAGATGAGGAGGTGGTATCTTAGACCAGACCAGACAACTGCATTTTTCGACCCGAATGATGCGTTTATGGCTGCCTTCCTACATCTCCTGACCGGGCTTATGTTGTATGGGTATTTGATACCGATATCCCTATATGTATCGATTGAGATAGTCAAAGTAttgcaaattatatttatcaatcAAGATATCAATATGTATCATGAGGAAACAGATGGACCGGCCACTGCAAAGACGTCGAATTTGAATGAGGAGCTTGGTCTAGTGGATACTATACTCTCTGACAAGACTGGAACACTGACGTGCAACTCAATGGAGTTTGTCAAGTGTTCGATTGTTGGAACTGCGTATGGCCGTGGTTTAACGGAAGTGGAGAGGGCTCTTGCAAAGAGAAGAGGAGATGCACTTGATGACTCTGAAGTCACTTCATCTGCTAGTTTGCAGAGTGACGATGGCATGGCACATGGAGAATCGGTTAAAGGCTTCAACTTTTACGATGAACGGGTCATGAATGGTCAGTGGGTGAATGAGCCTCATGCGGATATGATCCAGAAATTCTTTCGAGTTCTGGCACTCTGCCATACTGCCATTCCCGAGGTCGATAAGGAAGGAAAGGGAATCTTGTATGAAGCTGAGTCGCCTGACGAAGCTGCTTTCGTCATTGCTGCTAGGGAGCTTGGCTTCGAGATGTATAAAAGAACACAGTCTCACATCTCTTTGAGCGAATTGGATCACGAGAGCCACCAGAAAGTCGACAG ACCATACGAGCTTCTCCATGTGTTGGAGTTTAGCAGTAGTCGGAGAAGGATGTCCGTGATTGTAAGAAATGTCGAAAACCAGTTGCTACTTCTGTCCAAGGGCTCTGACAT TGTAATGCTTGAAAGGCTCTCGAAAAACTCACAAGATTTTGAAGCTACCACGATGGAGCATGTCAAAAGATATGCTGAAGCAGGGTTACGAACTCTAGTACTTGCATACCGTGAGCTTAGCGAAGAAGAGTTCAGTTCGTGGGAGAAAGAGTTTCGGGATGCCAAGGCAACTGTTGGTCCCGACAGAGATGCATTGATCGAGGCGGCGGCTGATAAGATTGAAAGAGACTTGATTCTCCTCGGTGCTACAGCTGTAGAGGACAAACTGCAAAAAGGG GTTCCCGAGTGCATTGAAAGGCTCGAAAAGGCAGGCATCAAGATTTGGGTGATAACAGGTGATAAGATGGAGACAGCCATTAACATCGG GTTTGCTTGCAGCTTGCTGCGAGAGGACATGGAGCAAATTGTGATTACGTTAGACTCTCCAGAAATAATCGAGCTAGAAAGGAAAGGCGACAAGGAGGCTGTTGCAAAG GCTTCGCGTAAAAGCATAACGAACCAAATCAGACAAGGAATGTTGCTACTGAGTTCGTCTGGAGGGAACTTTAGTTTCTTCGCTTTGATAATTGATGGCAAGTCACTGTCGTTCATTCTGAGCGATGATCTGGAGGGTCCGTTTTGGCAGCTTGCAGTTAGTTGTGCCTCGGTTATATGCTGTCGATCCACGCCTAAACAGAAAGCCCTT ATTACAAGATTGGTTAAGAAGAGTACGGGCAGGACGACGCTGGCTATTGGCGACGGGGCAAATGATGTTGGCATGCTTCAAGAAGCTGATATTGGGGTCGGAATCAGCGGTGTGGAAGGAATGCAG GCTGTGATGGCGAGTGACTTTGCCATAGCACAGTTCCGATTTCTGGAACGCCTTTTGTTGGTTCATGGCCACTGGTGCTACCGAAGAATCTCTATGATG GTGTGCTACTTCTTTTACAAGAACATTGCATTCGGGTTCACTCTCTTCTGGTTCGAGGCTTACGCTTCCTTCTCTGGCCAGCCAGCTTATAACGATTGGTATATGTCGTGCTACAACGTATTCTTCACCTCGCTCCCCGTGATAGCACTCGGTGTTTTCGATCAGGACGTCTCTCCACGACTCTGTCTGAAG AATCCCGAGTTATATCAAGAAGGAATACAAAACATCCTCTTCAGTTGGCCGCGGATTCTCGGATGGATACTCAACGGGATCATTTGCTCGGtcgtcgtcttcttcttcaccaccAGCTCCGCCCTGCACCAAGCCTTCCGCGAAGACGGCCGCGTGCTCGACTTCGAAGCGCTCGGGGTCTACATGTACACGTGCGTCGTGTGGGCCGTCAACTGCCAGATGGCCCTCTCGATCAACTACTTCACGTGGATGCAGCACTTCGTCATCTGGGGGAGCATCGCGGTCTGGTACGCGTTCCTGCTCATCTACGGGGCTTTCCCGCCTCTGTTCTCGACAACGGCCTACCAGGTGTTTGTGGAGGCCTGCGGGCCGAGCCCCATTTTCTGGCTCGGGACGCTGCTCGCGGTTGTATCATGTCTGCTGCCTTACGTCTTGTACAGGACGGTTCAGACGGAGTTCTTTCCCATGCCTCACGACATTATCCAAAAATGGCAAAGGGAAACCTCGGATGATAGTAGGAGTAAACAGAGGGAGAAAGATACATTGTTGTGTAAATAG